From a region of the Stenotrophomonas sp. BIO128-Bstrain genome:
- a CDS encoding type 1 glutamine amidotransferase domain-containing protein: protein MPASDLKVETRIGVKRKPRRILSIVSNTAELKGFAVGFFGEEMTRAFLMFTEAGHRVDLASPEGGEVMIDTHSDPRTPGGPYADDLVTLGFLHHAGFGQLLRQTLPISAVNVDDYDAVWVAGGGGPLLTFKDAPALHALIADFYEKGKVVALICHGACLLLWTRLSDGRLLAEGKTWTGFSDEEEDEVNKAFGMTLNDYTIQGEAARIQGTTYRCRGANEPFAIRDGRLITGQQQYSSGLTAELVLDALDE from the coding sequence ATGCCAGCGTCTGACCTGAAAGTTGAAACCCGCATCGGCGTGAAGCGCAAGCCGCGCCGTATCCTGTCGATCGTCTCCAATACCGCCGAGCTGAAGGGCTTTGCGGTGGGCTTCTTTGGCGAAGAGATGACCCGCGCCTTCCTGATGTTCACAGAAGCCGGGCATCGGGTGGACCTGGCGTCTCCGGAAGGCGGCGAGGTCATGATCGACACGCACAGCGACCCGCGCACGCCCGGCGGCCCCTACGCCGACGACCTGGTCACCCTGGGCTTCCTCCATCACGCCGGGTTTGGCCAGTTGCTCAGGCAGACGCTGCCGATCAGTGCGGTGAACGTGGACGACTACGACGCGGTGTGGGTTGCCGGCGGGGGCGGGCCGCTGCTCACCTTCAAGGACGCCCCGGCGTTGCACGCGCTGATCGCCGACTTCTACGAGAAGGGGAAGGTCGTCGCCTTGATCTGCCACGGCGCTTGCCTCCTGCTCTGGACGCGGCTGTCCGATGGCAGGTTGCTGGCCGAAGGCAAGACCTGGACCGGCTTCAGCGACGAGGAGGAGGACGAGGTCAACAAGGCCTTTGGCATGACCCTGAACGACTACACCATCCAGGGCGAAGCCGCCCGGATCCAGGGCACCACCTACCGCTGCCGGGGCGCGAACGAACCGTTTGCGATCCGCGATGGGCGCTTGATCACCGGGCAGCAGCAGTACAGCAGTGGGCTCACCGCCGAGCTGGTGCTCGATGCGCTGGACGAGTAG